One segment of Runella sp. SP2 DNA contains the following:
- a CDS encoding M12 family metallopeptidase, which yields MKQWLLFGWLIISTTALGQEVCIDATMLTTAGDSDNTVGQATYRGDVRWDLGQSINIKFLDGSPTLQTKVRRYANQWLQHANLKFNWVEDGDAEIRISFRGKGHWSKIGRNALDVTDQDESTMNLQLTDFSEESEIRRATLHEFGHALSLVHEHQNPLSGITFNEDAVYAFYMEKQNWTRESIKHNVLDRYSVGHTNDKYDPESIMHYAIPARLTYNNVEVPWNTQLSDGDKSFIKSLYPFTEMPESFVVELTRLTLDTELNAIEDGVQGIRIYPKFKISNAKGRQLRASAYFYYQNGTALNDLNGSYLTNDGKVSVGKDVTPGYKSTVYNLTDPKDFSLFIPDSELHLAENIRHLLKFSVSIWDGNTELGETDYYTFSYFTGKKDKIYFENKTKKTVKVAIDFKNLEGQWETKYWYRLAPSERAYLEDTRNSLFYYYAYSEDGEWEWPGDKTYNTINGVSYGFREFRSSPEWGKQVVILTGK from the coding sequence ATGAAACAGTGGCTACTCTTTGGTTGGCTAATCATATCAACTACGGCTCTTGGACAGGAAGTTTGTATTGATGCCACCATGCTTACTACCGCTGGTGACAGCGACAATACCGTTGGACAAGCTACATACAGGGGCGATGTGAGATGGGATTTAGGCCAAAGCATTAACATAAAGTTTTTGGATGGTTCGCCTACATTGCAGACCAAGGTAAGAAGATACGCTAACCAATGGCTCCAACATGCTAACCTTAAATTTAATTGGGTCGAAGACGGTGATGCAGAGATTCGGATCAGCTTTCGCGGTAAAGGACATTGGTCGAAAATTGGCCGCAATGCGCTTGATGTTACTGATCAGGATGAATCTACCATGAATTTACAACTGACAGACTTTTCGGAGGAATCAGAAATCCGACGAGCTACGTTGCATGAATTTGGCCATGCTTTGAGTTTAGTGCATGAACACCAAAACCCCCTTTCTGGTATAACTTTTAATGAAGATGCTGTTTATGCATTCTACATGGAAAAACAAAATTGGACACGTGAATCGATTAAGCATAATGTACTGGATAGATATTCTGTTGGGCATACTAACGATAAATATGATCCCGAATCAATTATGCACTACGCCATCCCAGCGAGACTGACATATAACAATGTGGAAGTCCCTTGGAATACTCAATTATCGGATGGTGATAAATCTTTTATCAAATCACTGTATCCATTTACCGAAATGCCTGAGTCATTCGTAGTAGAACTAACCCGGTTGACGCTCGATACAGAATTAAATGCTATTGAAGATGGCGTGCAGGGTATAAGGATTTATCCCAAGTTTAAGATAAGCAACGCAAAGGGTCGACAGCTCCGTGCTTCGGCTTACTTTTATTACCAAAACGGTACAGCTTTGAATGATTTAAATGGCTCATATTTAACGAACGACGGTAAAGTTTCTGTTGGTAAAGATGTAACACCAGGCTACAAATCAACAGTATACAATCTCACAGATCCTAAAGATTTTAGCCTGTTCATTCCAGATTCTGAACTACATCTTGCTGAAAATATTCGCCATCTTCTTAAGTTTTCTGTCAGCATTTGGGACGGTAATACAGAATTGGGGGAAACTGACTATTACACATTTAGCTATTTCACTGGGAAAAAGGACAAAATTTATTTCGAGAATAAAACTAAAAAAACTGTCAAGGTAGCTATTGATTTCAAGAATTTAGAGGGTCAATGGGAAACAAAATACTGGTATAGATTGGCTCCATCTGAACGTGCTTATTTAGAGGACACGCGTAATTCTCTTTTCTATTACTATGCTTATTCTGAAGATGGGGAATGGGAATGGCCAGGTGATAAAACTTATAATACTATCAATGGTGTGTCATATGGATTTAGAGAATTTCGCTCATCTCCTGAATGGGGTAAACAGGTGGTCATTTTAACTGGAAAATAG